One window of the Sandaracinaceae bacterium genome contains the following:
- a CDS encoding isochorismatase family cysteine hydrolase — translation MRAGCALLLIDVIHPFEFEGAERLLRRAARIVEPTRRLAAEARRAERPVIYVNDNFGRWRSSFEELVERCEEGRGAEMVRALDPKPSDLFVLKPHRSGFYCTPLELLLADLGCEELVVAGLTTDMCVLSTVSDARMRDMQVTVVEDACEALDDERHETALSLMRLSHDARVVKAEALSATS, via the coding sequence ATGCGAGCGGGCTGCGCGCTTCTGCTGATCGACGTGATCCACCCCTTCGAGTTCGAGGGGGCCGAGAGGCTGCTACGTCGCGCGGCGCGGATCGTGGAGCCGACCCGCCGCCTGGCCGCGGAGGCACGCCGCGCCGAGCGCCCGGTGATCTACGTCAACGACAACTTCGGACGCTGGCGCTCTTCGTTCGAGGAGCTCGTCGAGAGGTGCGAGGAGGGGCGCGGCGCGGAGATGGTGCGCGCGCTCGACCCGAAGCCGAGCGATCTCTTCGTCCTGAAGCCGCACCGCTCGGGCTTCTACTGCACGCCGCTCGAGCTCCTCCTCGCCGATCTCGGCTGCGAGGAGCTCGTCGTCGCCGGACTCACGACCGACATGTGCGTGCTCTCCACCGTGAGCGACGCGCGCATGCGGGACATGCAGGTCACCGTGGTAGAGGACGCGTGCGAGGCGCTCGACGACGAGCGACACGAGACCGCGCTCTCGCTCATGCGCCTCTCCCACGACGCGCGCGTGGTGAAGGCCGAAGCGCTCTCGGCTACTTCCTGA
- a CDS encoding class I SAM-dependent methyltransferase, whose translation MAKKNKKRDKSKKRKKKLATLADRHDLYQRSVQNPDFEVELADSYFRRRVGRKPLTLLEDFCGTALLCAEWVKSDPNREATGVDISGEVLGWGREHNIVPLGEDAERVSLVEGDVRTVHETKFDVVMALNYSYFCFQDRPTLRGYFEKVRENLGEDGLFFLDLFGGWESVQELEEERKCDDFWYIWHQASYDAIQSHFLGHIHFRFKDGSKMKKAFTYDWRLWNIRELRELLEEAGFRHTEVLWEGEDEDGEGNGVYRPREKVGNDPGWNAYILASVDTPKRLRK comes from the coding sequence ATGGCCAAGAAGAACAAGAAGCGCGACAAGTCGAAGAAGCGAAAGAAGAAGCTCGCGACGCTCGCCGACCGCCACGACCTCTACCAGCGGAGCGTGCAGAACCCCGACTTCGAGGTCGAGCTGGCCGACAGCTACTTCCGCCGCCGCGTCGGTCGCAAGCCGCTGACGCTGCTCGAGGACTTCTGCGGCACCGCGCTCCTCTGCGCCGAGTGGGTGAAGTCGGATCCGAACCGCGAGGCGACCGGCGTCGACATCTCGGGCGAGGTGCTCGGCTGGGGCCGCGAGCACAACATCGTGCCGCTCGGTGAGGACGCCGAGCGCGTGAGCCTGGTCGAGGGCGACGTGCGCACCGTGCACGAGACCAAGTTCGACGTCGTCATGGCGCTCAACTACTCGTACTTCTGCTTCCAGGACCGCCCGACCTTGCGCGGCTACTTCGAGAAGGTGCGCGAGAACCTCGGCGAGGACGGCCTCTTCTTCCTCGACCTCTTCGGCGGCTGGGAGTCGGTGCAGGAGCTCGAGGAGGAGCGGAAGTGCGACGACTTCTGGTACATCTGGCATCAGGCCTCGTACGACGCGATCCAGTCTCATTTCCTCGGGCACATCCACTTCCGTTTCAAGGACGGGAGCAAGATGAAGAAGGCCTTCACCTACGACTGGCGCCTCTGGAACATCCGCGAGCTGCGTGAGCTGCTCGAGGAGGCCGGCTTCCGCCACACCGAGGTGCTGTGGGAGGGCGAAGACGAGGACGGCGAGGGCAACGGCGTCTACCGCCCGCGCGAGAAGGTCGGCAACGACCCCGGCTGGAACGCCTACATCCTCGCGAGCGTGGACACGCCCAAGAGGCTCAGGAAGTAG
- a CDS encoding PPC domain-containing protein, whose translation MRRLVTASLLLALAGCAPQAMPAAEDLPFTKVDPGKADSSAEAVFLDFTFDGELVTDRAWNMESQIEDQLLYTIGQLNGVRGVSRLDRIALRDVETTSDGEMTRVQYTATIPVAWGRRNQVPAEFTFQLPRDVSHAGLTRFAERYGHDCVDWGAHDVTSGSMWYYYRPDRSSCELAEEDVAPTVADVTLSEINTTGRFPEYDRVWEDDALRVVAVFGKYEDGATTNRDAGIAAYDRFLQEIRRTLSAHELSTIPADVPSDPGVEVPEVTFSATLADGRTVEVVAILVDNVRTAGRDFDARYAELSSRADLIIYNGHAGLGANIRALAQKGRWVQGQYAIVFMNGCDTYAYVDSALWDSHAEVNPDDESGTKYLDIVMNALPSYFRSMPRATMALVNGLLSYDEPKTYEQIFADVDSSQVVIVSGEQDNTYTPGGTPGGGGDPTPGWEGLSEAGSLDRGEEVRYETPVLPAGTYNIDLSGSGDADLYVRIGGAPTTRAYDCRPYRSDSNETCEVTLASDAPLHVMVRGYSASEFSLTGQSL comes from the coding sequence ATGCGCCGCCTCGTCACCGCCTCCCTCCTCCTCGCGCTGGCCGGCTGCGCGCCGCAGGCGATGCCCGCCGCCGAGGACCTGCCCTTCACCAAGGTGGACCCGGGCAAGGCCGACTCGAGCGCCGAGGCGGTGTTCCTGGATTTCACCTTCGACGGCGAGCTGGTCACCGACCGCGCGTGGAACATGGAGAGCCAGATCGAGGATCAGCTGCTCTACACCATCGGGCAGCTCAACGGGGTCCGAGGCGTGAGCCGGCTCGATCGCATCGCGCTCCGCGACGTCGAGACGACCAGCGACGGCGAGATGACGCGGGTCCAGTACACGGCGACCATCCCGGTTGCGTGGGGCCGTCGCAATCAGGTGCCCGCGGAGTTCACCTTCCAGCTCCCCCGCGACGTGAGCCACGCCGGGCTGACCCGCTTCGCCGAGCGCTACGGACACGACTGCGTGGACTGGGGCGCGCACGACGTGACGAGCGGGTCCATGTGGTACTACTACCGGCCCGATCGCAGCAGCTGCGAGCTCGCGGAAGAGGACGTCGCGCCGACCGTCGCCGACGTGACCCTGAGCGAGATCAACACCACCGGGCGCTTCCCGGAGTACGACCGGGTCTGGGAGGACGACGCGCTCCGCGTGGTCGCCGTGTTCGGCAAGTACGAGGACGGCGCGACGACGAACCGCGACGCGGGCATCGCCGCCTACGACCGCTTCCTGCAGGAGATCCGTCGCACCCTCTCGGCCCACGAGCTGTCCACGATCCCGGCCGACGTGCCGAGCGACCCCGGCGTCGAGGTCCCGGAGGTCACCTTCTCCGCGACGCTCGCCGACGGACGCACGGTCGAGGTGGTCGCCATCCTGGTCGACAACGTGCGCACCGCGGGCCGCGACTTCGACGCGCGCTACGCCGAGCTCAGCTCCCGCGCGGACCTCATCATCTACAACGGCCACGCCGGCCTCGGCGCGAACATTCGCGCGCTCGCCCAGAAGGGCCGCTGGGTCCAGGGCCAGTACGCCATCGTGTTCATGAACGGCTGCGACACCTACGCCTACGTCGACAGCGCGCTCTGGGACTCGCACGCCGAGGTGAACCCGGATGACGAGTCGGGGACGAAGTACCTCGACATCGTGATGAACGCGTTGCCCAGCTACTTCCGCTCCATGCCCCGCGCTACCATGGCCCTCGTGAACGGCCTCCTCAGCTACGACGAGCCGAAGACGTACGAGCAGATCTTCGCCGACGTCGACAGCTCGCAGGTCGTGATCGTCAGCGGCGAGCAGGACAACACCTACACCCCCGGCGGCACCCCCGGCGGCGGCGGCGACCCGACGCCCGGCTGGGAAGGACTCAGCGAGGCCGGTTCCCTGGACCGCGGCGAGGAAGTTCGCTACGAGACCCCCGTGTTGCCCGCTGGGACCTACAACATCGATCTTTCCGGCAGTGGAGACGCCGATCTCTACGTGCGCATCGGCGGCGCGCCCACAACGCGCGCTTACGACTGCCGGCCCTACCGCTCCGATTCGAACGAGACCTGTGAGGTCACGCTCGCCTCGGACGCGCCCTTGCACGTCATGGTGCGCGGCTACTCCGCCAGCGAGTTCTCGCTGACCGGACAGTCGCTTTGA
- a CDS encoding radical SAM protein, with amino-acid sequence MTRVLLLWPGCEGPASGNFGVPQLVLMATHARRETGAHVEIVDLAAERYFGPVDVAKLFEGWDVIAFSVYSSFDHLKCMALAELARQQSPDAVIMAGGYHASARPTEQVFDGSPYDVCVVGEGELALVEVIESVEGGAPLRQTILASNPVTDLDSLPPSDWSYLDRYRPIARKVASQAQVYLSRGCPFDCAFCMERAKREVSWRSLSVERAVHEVVSLHRYLDLRGWTLYVADALFGMKKSWRREFLAALAREQVPVDKLWLLIRVDLVEDEDLRLFADANCGLGFGLESGDPQLLATIRKAGRLDTYLDRMKEVSAWARTHDVPWGANIICGHPGETPGTMERSAAYMRELFLDPKGVTGFLSVDPFRLYPGSPIDTERRQWEQRFGTVFHRPSWWDDGDQEFLAEWVDPSAELDWRTRTRLQHELYGPILRRIEDNFVYRGPAREYFLRAVRDQVQQSEPRTRVHYLGRYYAWLRYLGFREKAEQLMRDDAKLTELTRRRRVAWRPTVAERAQLAPDDPFLDVIERVPRERFVPVDQIAESTRDEAIHLDDSGAATVSAMHAYARSFSLLRIEAGMTVLDLGGGTGYGAAILAELVGEAGRVISVELDPALSARARALCPSNVVCVCGDATDPARWEVDPSTIDAVTVGFALPSIPASWSSALRPGTRLAVPVGEGDAQRLQLVTVGGETRTLEPVRYVPMRRTVPARAAPTKARAKARLPLVD; translated from the coding sequence ATGACCCGCGTGCTGCTGCTGTGGCCGGGCTGCGAGGGCCCGGCGAGCGGCAACTTCGGGGTGCCGCAGCTCGTCCTGATGGCGACGCACGCGCGCCGCGAGACCGGCGCCCACGTCGAGATCGTCGACCTCGCGGCCGAGCGCTACTTCGGGCCCGTGGACGTCGCGAAGCTCTTCGAGGGCTGGGACGTCATCGCCTTCAGCGTCTACTCCAGCTTCGATCACCTCAAGTGCATGGCGCTCGCGGAGCTGGCCCGGCAGCAGAGCCCCGACGCGGTGATCATGGCGGGCGGCTACCACGCGAGCGCGCGCCCCACCGAGCAGGTCTTCGACGGCTCCCCCTACGACGTCTGCGTGGTGGGCGAAGGCGAGCTGGCCTTGGTCGAGGTCATCGAGTCGGTCGAGGGCGGCGCGCCGCTCAGGCAGACGATCCTCGCGAGCAACCCGGTGACCGACCTGGACTCGCTCCCGCCGAGCGACTGGAGCTACCTCGACCGCTACCGCCCCATCGCGCGCAAGGTCGCCTCGCAGGCCCAGGTCTATCTCTCGCGCGGCTGCCCGTTCGACTGCGCCTTCTGCATGGAGCGCGCAAAACGCGAGGTCAGCTGGCGCAGCCTCTCGGTCGAGCGCGCGGTGCACGAGGTGGTCTCGCTCCACCGCTACCTCGATCTGCGGGGCTGGACGCTCTACGTGGCCGACGCGCTCTTCGGCATGAAGAAGAGCTGGCGGCGCGAGTTCCTGGCCGCGCTCGCGCGTGAGCAGGTCCCGGTCGACAAGCTCTGGCTGCTCATCCGCGTCGATCTCGTCGAGGACGAAGACCTGCGGCTCTTCGCGGACGCCAACTGCGGCCTCGGCTTCGGGCTCGAGTCGGGCGACCCGCAGCTCTTGGCCACCATTCGCAAGGCGGGCCGGCTCGACACCTACCTCGACCGCATGAAGGAGGTCAGCGCCTGGGCGCGCACCCATGACGTGCCGTGGGGCGCCAACATCATCTGCGGCCACCCCGGCGAGACGCCCGGCACGATGGAGCGGAGCGCGGCGTACATGCGCGAGCTCTTCCTCGACCCGAAGGGCGTGACCGGCTTTCTGAGCGTCGACCCGTTCCGGCTCTACCCCGGCTCGCCGATCGACACCGAGCGGCGGCAGTGGGAGCAGCGCTTCGGCACCGTCTTCCATCGGCCTTCGTGGTGGGACGACGGCGATCAGGAGTTCCTCGCGGAGTGGGTCGACCCGAGCGCGGAGCTCGACTGGCGCACGCGGACGCGGCTTCAGCACGAGCTCTACGGCCCGATCCTCCGCCGCATCGAGGACAACTTCGTCTACCGCGGCCCGGCCCGTGAGTACTTCCTGCGCGCGGTGCGCGACCAGGTGCAGCAGTCCGAGCCGCGGACCCGCGTGCACTACCTCGGGCGCTACTACGCCTGGCTCCGCTACCTCGGCTTCCGCGAGAAGGCGGAGCAGCTCATGCGCGACGACGCGAAGCTCACCGAGCTGACCCGCCGACGCCGCGTCGCCTGGCGCCCGACGGTCGCGGAGCGCGCGCAGCTCGCGCCCGACGACCCTTTCCTCGACGTCATCGAGCGCGTGCCGCGCGAGCGCTTCGTGCCCGTCGATCAGATCGCGGAGTCGACGCGCGACGAGGCGATCCACCTCGACGACAGCGGCGCCGCCACCGTCAGCGCCATGCACGCCTACGCGCGCTCGTTCTCGCTGCTCCGGATCGAGGCGGGCATGACCGTGCTCGACCTCGGCGGCGGGACGGGGTACGGCGCGGCGATCCTCGCGGAGCTCGTCGGAGAGGCGGGGCGGGTGATCAGCGTGGAGCTGGACCCAGCCCTCAGCGCGCGCGCTCGGGCGCTCTGCCCCTCGAACGTCGTCTGCGTCTGCGGCGACGCGACCGACCCCGCGCGCTGGGAAGTCGACCCTTCCACCATCGACGCCGTCACGGTCGGCTTCGCGCTGCCGTCCATCCCCGCGTCGTGGTCATCCGCGCTGCGCCCGGGGACGCGCCTGGCCGTCCCCGTCGGTGAAGGCGACGCGCAGCGCCTCCAGCTCGTGACCGTGGGCGGGGAGACGCGGACGCTCGAGCCGGTGCGCTACGTGCCGATGCGTCGGACCGTGCCCGCGCGCGCTGCGCCCACGAAGGCCCGCGCGAAGGCGCGCCTGCCGCTCGTGGACTGA
- a CDS encoding M28 family peptidase, giving the protein MRHSLALAWLFVLACSAPPRATTAPTDHLATRAAEVHAAFRPDAALETVRYVDRFFRVRGNEGYQKTLERVQTELLRGGFDGADVRRLELGPERPTWTPRAARLTLNGAPLIAFEDETGVDRATLLVGSDTLHGELEVVRAEDVREGLDARGKVILGEGSPRALFEELVAPSGAVGLLVRNLEPYHAPDRYPESAQFGYLPEHEAPAFGFSLSDADHRALRVATETEAARVRVDIEVARGSSRATALEARIPGRDPDAGAIVFVAHADEPGANDNASGVATLAELALALRGRSMRRTLVFLWGQEMEVSRAWLEAPPVPVAAGLVLDMVGIDPEETGAPFLIERMPDPGAIWLRPPDAHTEWGATELREEDLRGHFLDDLLAASAGAVAALDGPWRWRTNPFEGGSDHVPFLDRGLPAALGWHFTDDAYHTTRDRFDRVSGREMRRVAAVFGAAAITMASDDRETLRAALDAGERQRMRELRETASSWVREGRSTQAEEARVLDAWRSWYEQARRSVDAW; this is encoded by the coding sequence GTGCGTCACTCGTTGGCCCTCGCCTGGCTCTTCGTGCTCGCCTGCTCGGCGCCCCCACGCGCGACGACCGCGCCCACCGATCACCTGGCCACGCGCGCGGCCGAGGTCCACGCGGCCTTCCGCCCCGACGCCGCGCTCGAGACGGTGCGCTACGTCGACCGTTTCTTTCGCGTGCGCGGCAACGAGGGCTACCAGAAGACGCTCGAGCGCGTGCAGACCGAGCTGCTCCGCGGCGGCTTCGACGGCGCGGACGTGCGTCGCCTGGAGCTGGGCCCGGAGCGGCCGACGTGGACGCCGCGCGCCGCGCGCCTGACCCTGAACGGCGCGCCGCTGATCGCGTTCGAAGACGAGACGGGCGTGGACCGCGCGACCCTGCTCGTCGGCTCGGATACTCTCCACGGGGAGCTCGAGGTGGTCCGGGCCGAGGACGTGCGCGAGGGGCTCGACGCGCGCGGCAAGGTGATCCTGGGCGAGGGCTCGCCCCGCGCGCTCTTCGAAGAGCTGGTGGCGCCGAGCGGCGCGGTGGGCCTGCTCGTGCGCAACCTCGAGCCGTACCACGCGCCCGATCGCTACCCGGAGAGCGCGCAGTTCGGTTACCTGCCCGAGCACGAGGCGCCCGCGTTCGGCTTCTCGCTCTCCGACGCGGATCACCGCGCGCTCCGTGTGGCGACCGAGACCGAGGCCGCGCGCGTGCGGGTGGACATCGAGGTCGCGCGAGGCTCCTCACGCGCCACCGCCCTCGAAGCCCGGATCCCGGGGCGCGATCCCGACGCGGGCGCGATCGTGTTCGTCGCCCACGCGGACGAGCCGGGCGCGAACGACAACGCGTCTGGCGTCGCCACGCTGGCCGAGCTGGCCCTCGCGCTGCGGGGTCGATCCATGCGGCGCACGCTGGTCTTCCTCTGGGGCCAGGAGATGGAGGTCTCGCGCGCGTGGCTCGAGGCGCCGCCCGTTCCCGTCGCGGCCGGGCTCGTGCTGGACATGGTGGGCATCGATCCGGAGGAGACGGGCGCGCCGTTTCTCATCGAGCGCATGCCGGACCCCGGCGCCATCTGGCTGCGCCCCCCCGACGCGCACACCGAGTGGGGCGCGACCGAGCTGCGCGAGGAAGATCTGCGCGGTCACTTCCTCGACGATCTGCTCGCCGCGTCCGCGGGCGCGGTGGCCGCGCTGGACGGGCCCTGGCGCTGGCGCACGAACCCGTTCGAAGGCGGCAGTGACCACGTTCCCTTCCTCGACCGCGGGCTCCCCGCGGCGCTCGGCTGGCACTTCACCGACGACGCCTACCACACGACACGAGACCGCTTCGATCGCGTCAGCGGGCGCGAGATGCGCCGCGTCGCGGCGGTGTTCGGCGCGGCGGCGATCACGATGGCGAGCGACGACCGGGAGACGCTGCGCGCGGCGCTCGACGCGGGCGAGCGGCAACGGATGCGCGAGCTGCGAGAGACCGCGTCGAGCTGGGTGCGCGAGGGCCGCTCGACGCAGGCCGAGGAGGCGCGCGTCCTGGACGCGTGGCGATCCTGGTACGAGCAGGCGCGTCGCAGCGTGGACGCGTGGTGA
- the rimO gene encoding 30S ribosomal protein S12 methylthiotransferase RimO: MSEKTIHFISLGCPKNRVDTEVMLGVSDTRAYRLVDRAEDAEVIVVNTCGFIDEAKEESVNTILEMGELRQTGSCQKLVVAGCLSQRYPEELASEMPEVDHFLGSSDMLKLGEVLDRAGAPRMMVGNPADYTLRATDPRRLSQGNHSAYVKIAEGCNRSCAFCTIPSFRGKQRSRSVEDVVEEVRRLVELGTVEVNLISQDTIAYGRDLKDGTDLAKLAEAVAEVPGLRWVRLFYLYPETIKDGLITLLAEHPKVLPYVDMPLQHASDAMLRRMKRGHGGERLRRVVDRMRTQIDDLVFRTAFIVGHPGESDADFEELLEFVRWAEFDRVGVFRYSVEEGTASGTMDAQVPPKVAASRHRKLMAAQRPISKRKMDAMVGRDVEVLVEGISDESELLLEGRWWGQAPEIDGKVYLANGTAQPGEVRKAFVTKSAAYDLVADLYEADGTLPEPPPGADPRPKRVRLPTL; encoded by the coding sequence ATGAGCGAAAAGACCATCCATTTCATCTCCCTCGGCTGCCCCAAGAACCGGGTGGACACCGAGGTGATGCTCGGCGTGTCGGACACGCGGGCGTACCGCCTGGTGGACCGCGCCGAGGACGCCGAGGTGATCGTCGTCAACACCTGCGGGTTCATCGACGAGGCCAAGGAGGAGTCGGTCAACACGATCCTCGAGATGGGCGAGCTGCGCCAGACGGGCTCCTGCCAGAAGCTCGTGGTCGCTGGCTGCCTCTCGCAGCGCTACCCGGAGGAGCTCGCCTCGGAGATGCCCGAGGTGGACCACTTCCTCGGCTCGAGCGACATGCTCAAGCTCGGCGAGGTGCTCGACCGCGCGGGCGCGCCCCGCATGATGGTGGGCAACCCGGCCGACTACACGCTCCGCGCGACCGATCCGCGGCGGCTGTCCCAGGGGAACCACAGCGCCTACGTGAAGATCGCCGAGGGGTGCAACCGGTCTTGCGCGTTTTGCACCATCCCGAGCTTCCGCGGCAAGCAGCGCAGCCGGAGCGTCGAGGACGTGGTCGAGGAGGTGCGGCGGCTGGTCGAGCTCGGCACGGTGGAGGTGAACCTGATCAGCCAGGACACCATCGCCTACGGCCGCGACCTGAAGGACGGCACGGATCTGGCGAAGCTCGCCGAGGCGGTGGCCGAGGTGCCCGGCCTGCGCTGGGTGCGCCTGTTCTACCTCTACCCCGAGACGATCAAGGACGGCCTGATCACGCTGCTGGCCGAGCACCCGAAGGTCCTGCCCTACGTGGACATGCCGCTCCAGCACGCGTCCGACGCGATGCTGCGCCGCATGAAGCGCGGGCACGGCGGTGAGCGGCTGCGGCGCGTGGTCGACCGGATGCGCACGCAGATCGACGACCTCGTCTTCCGCACCGCCTTCATCGTCGGGCACCCCGGCGAGAGCGACGCCGACTTCGAGGAGCTGCTCGAGTTCGTGCGCTGGGCCGAGTTCGATCGGGTCGGGGTCTTCCGCTACTCGGTCGAAGAGGGCACCGCGAGCGGCACGATGGACGCCCAGGTCCCGCCGAAGGTCGCCGCATCGCGGCACCGCAAGCTCATGGCCGCCCAGCGTCCCATCTCGAAGCGGAAGATGGACGCGATGGTGGGCCGCGACGTCGAGGTCCTGGTCGAAGGGATCAGCGACGAGTCCGAGCTGCTCCTCGAGGGCCGCTGGTGGGGTCAGGCCCCCGAGATCGACGGCAAGGTCTACCTGGCCAACGGCACCGCGCAGCCGGGCGAGGTCCGCAAGGCGTTCGTGACGAAGTCCGCCGCGTACGACCTGGTGGCTGATCTCTACGAGGCCGACGGAACCCTCCCCGAGCCGCCGCCCGGCGCCGACCCGCGCCCGAAGCGCGTGCGCCTCCCGACGCTC
- a CDS encoding radical SAM protein: MGSRPKKYALAIELTSYCNQKCGYCYNGWRDDGGKSVGSLPRDELLTLVDRALTEVDFDHVTLTGGEPFARKDVFDVLDVVKGHGKRAKIISNGGLITDALAERLAPYRPYFVQITLNGIDKETHEAHVGPGHWEVTLEGIEACRRAGVVLSGCVVVTRKNAHQVGAILDLWRSHGVTNIALSRFSPAGYASEQVAELLCSRSELIEALSQAEERGRDHGMQIQVTMPTPQCVIEHADYPHVTFGGCPIGTEMQELALGPDGGLRNCTLHEEVIGNAKDESFAALVTAPAVTAYRDVTDEFCEPCPLKSSCLGGCGAAAHWTLGEGRRLDPFVAQHVDEAFAERLKGLREGGLIAAERLVR, translated from the coding sequence ATGGGGAGCCGTCCGAAGAAGTACGCGTTGGCGATCGAGCTGACGAGCTACTGCAACCAGAAGTGTGGCTACTGCTACAACGGCTGGCGCGACGACGGCGGCAAGTCGGTCGGGTCGCTGCCGCGGGACGAGCTGCTGACGCTGGTCGACCGCGCGCTGACCGAGGTCGACTTCGACCACGTGACGCTCACCGGCGGAGAGCCCTTCGCGCGCAAGGACGTCTTCGACGTGCTCGACGTGGTGAAGGGGCACGGCAAGCGGGCGAAGATCATTTCGAACGGCGGGCTGATCACCGACGCGCTCGCGGAGCGGCTCGCGCCCTATCGCCCCTACTTCGTGCAGATCACCCTCAACGGGATCGACAAAGAGACGCACGAAGCGCACGTGGGGCCGGGCCACTGGGAGGTCACCCTCGAGGGCATCGAGGCCTGCCGCCGCGCGGGCGTGGTGCTCAGCGGCTGCGTGGTGGTGACGCGCAAGAACGCGCACCAGGTCGGCGCCATCCTCGATCTCTGGCGCAGCCACGGCGTGACGAACATCGCGCTCAGCCGCTTCTCCCCCGCGGGCTACGCGTCGGAGCAGGTGGCGGAGCTGCTCTGCTCGCGCTCCGAGCTCATCGAGGCGCTGAGCCAGGCAGAAGAGCGCGGGCGCGACCACGGCATGCAGATCCAGGTCACGATGCCCACGCCGCAGTGCGTGATCGAGCACGCCGACTACCCGCACGTGACCTTCGGCGGCTGCCCCATCGGCACCGAGATGCAGGAGCTCGCGCTCGGCCCGGACGGCGGCCTGCGCAATTGCACCCTGCACGAGGAGGTCATCGGCAACGCCAAGGACGAGTCCTTCGCCGCCCTCGTGACCGCGCCCGCCGTCACCGCCTACCGCGACGTGACCGACGAGTTCTGCGAGCCCTGCCCGCTCAAGTCCTCGTGCCTCGGGGGCTGCGGCGCGGCCGCGCACTGGACGCTGGGGGAGGGCCGACGCCTCGACCCGTTCGTCGCGCAGCACGTCGACGAGGCCTTCGCCGAGCGCCTGAAGGGGCTGCGCGAGGGCGGGCTCATCGCCGCGGAGCGCCTGGTCCGATGA